Proteins co-encoded in one Garra rufa chromosome 7, GarRuf1.0, whole genome shotgun sequence genomic window:
- the LOC141338801 gene encoding uncharacterized protein, which produces MRGSYIVLILFAFLVDGMFGETDKVKSVKEGDLVILNTDITKGHQVMKWYFNDILIAMINGNSRSSCLYDGEGERFKDRLAVDYETGSLIITEITTEHAGRYEAEFIRSESTGKKEILKRTFKCDSTKITNKTNIVGEIIKTFRLNVIASDLNKNKNEAQISPQDKENETSAVVGISVAVQLAAAVVFAAVGLKFYCLRMSKKGKYHLLILN; this is translated from the exons GCATGTTTGGTGAAACAGATAAAGTGAAGTCCGTGAAGGAGGGGGATCTTGTCATTCTAAACACTGATATTACCAAAGGACATCAAGTAATGAAATGGTATTTTAATGACATTCTCATAGCTATGATCAATGGAAATTCTAGAAGTAGTTGTTTATATGATGGTGAAGGCGAGAGATTTAAAGACAGACTGGCGGTGGACTATGAGACTGGATCTCTCATCATCACAGAGATCACAACTGAACACGCTGGACGTTATGAAGCAGAGTTCATCAGAAGCGAGAGCACAGGGAAAAAGGAAATCTTGAAAAGAACCTTCAAATGTGACAGCACAAAAATCACcaataaaacaaacattgttgGCGAAATCATAAAAACATTCAGACTGAATGTCATTG CTTCTGATTTGAACAAAAACAAGAATGAAGCCCAAATATCCCCACAGGACAAAGAGAATGAAACAA GTGCTGTAGTAGGAATATCTGTTGCTGTTCAGCTGGCTGCTGCTGTTGTTTTTGCTGCTGTTGGTCTGAAGTTCTATTGCCTCAGGATGTCCAAAAAGGGCAAGTATCACCTACTGATACTAAACTGA